One window from the genome of Gimesia aquarii encodes:
- a CDS encoding metallophosphoesterase: MKFLKRFATILAITAFVLPVYAEQLPPAKEGTFSIAIISDTQHYTGKGTGRKTQTQSPTANPFFESITDCIIKEKDRQRIVFVSHVGDIVDINNDEQWAVAWRCMNKLHGKVPYGISVGNHDMITKNGDSSLFQKYFPKSRFTQFDWYGGCYEPLMGETKISGNNANSFQLFSASGMDFIIVHLECNAPDPVLAWADQILEQYSNRRAMVTTHMDLGPLNRPQNSRDYFDAPKGRMTWKKCHGAQGNTSQQMWEKCFRKHKNLFLICCGDQSRTQALHQTVKGAQDNPVHELLSDYGVHGFRLMRFIPNQNRIEVRTWNPVTQKLCEKTKIVPNRDRHQFTLEYSMTSN; encoded by the coding sequence CAGCATTTGTCCTTCCCGTTTACGCAGAGCAACTCCCCCCTGCAAAAGAAGGAACGTTCAGCATTGCCATCATCTCAGATACACAACATTACACAGGCAAAGGAACTGGGCGTAAAACTCAAACTCAGTCTCCCACAGCCAATCCGTTTTTTGAATCAATCACAGACTGCATTATCAAAGAAAAAGATCGACAACGCATCGTTTTTGTCAGTCATGTCGGTGACATTGTCGATATCAACAATGACGAACAATGGGCAGTTGCCTGGAGATGTATGAATAAGTTACATGGCAAGGTTCCCTATGGAATCAGTGTGGGCAATCATGACATGATCACAAAAAACGGCGATTCTTCTCTGTTTCAAAAATACTTTCCCAAATCGCGTTTCACTCAGTTCGACTGGTACGGTGGTTGTTATGAACCCCTCATGGGGGAAACCAAAATTTCGGGTAATAATGCCAACAGCTTTCAATTGTTTTCTGCTTCCGGCATGGATTTCATTATAGTCCATCTGGAATGTAACGCACCCGATCCCGTACTGGCCTGGGCAGACCAGATTTTGGAACAATACTCCAACCGAAGAGCCATGGTCACCACCCATATGGACCTGGGACCACTCAATCGCCCTCAAAATTCACGCGATTATTTTGATGCTCCCAAAGGACGCATGACATGGAAAAAATGTCATGGTGCCCAGGGCAATACATCTCAACAAATGTGGGAGAAGTGTTTTCGGAAACACAAAAATCTCTTCCTCATCTGCTGTGGCGACCAAAGTCGCACTCAAGCTCTACACCAGACTGTGAAAGGTGCACAGGATAACCCGGTCCATGAACTTCTTTCTGATTACGGAGTCCATGGCTTTCGGCTGATGAGGTTCATTCCCAATCAAAACCGGATTGAAGTCCGTACCTGGAATCCCGTCACTCAAAAGTTATGCGAGAAAACCAAAATTGTTCCGAACCGTGATCGACACCAATTTACATTGGAATATTCAATGACGTCGAACTAA